The DNA region ATTCAGAATAGTTCCTGAGGGATTCAAGATAATGAAGGATATTTCCCGTGACGATATAGTTTCTGTCATAGCTACTGATGAGCTCATAAAAGATGAATGGGTTGAAAAGGCTGAAGGATATATTGTAGAATTGAACACTCCTAAGACTTGGGATTAAATTTAGTTCGCATAATTGATTAAATCTTTTTAGATTTAATCTATTTATTTTTTTAAATCATTAAATTTTCATTTTATAATGTTGTTTTAATTTTTTGTCCAATTTTTCATTGATTTTTTAAAACGGTTCGTAATTTTCAATAGTTTGTTCGTATATGTTAGAAACAAATAGGAAGCTTTAAATAATATATTGTTAATAACAATAGTTATAAGTTTAACCTTAAACGAATGAATTTAACGAATGAATTTTGTTAATTGTAATGGGATAAATTAAAATTGGAGAAAAAATTAATTTAATTAATGACTATTAATTTAATGATAAGTTAATTAAAGAATAAATTAATTAAAATGATTATAATGATTAAAATATTGTGTTGAGGTAATACTATGACTAAAAAAGATTTAACTTGTGGAGGAAGTCATAAAGGTGCAAAATTTGCACACATTACAAAAGTGCATCCATGCTATAATGAAAAATTGCATGATAAGGTAGGAAGAGTTCACGTACCTATTGCTCCTAAATGTAATATTGGATGTAATTTCTGTATAAGATCAATTAATACTGAAGAGGATAGGCCGGGAGTTGCAGGTTCCATTATGGATGCAGACGCTGCAGTGGAACATGTATTGAATGTAACTGAAGACAGTGCAATCACTGTTGTTGGTGTTGCAGGTCCTGGAGATTCATTAGCTAATGAAGCTACTTTTGAGTTCTTTGAAAAAATTAATGAAGCAAAGCCTGATTTAATTAAATGTATGAGTACAAATGGTCTTTTGCTTCCTAAGTATGCTGAAAGAATTGCGGAGCTTGGAGTAAATACTGTAACTGTTACAGTGAATGCTGTTGATCCTGAAATCCTAAAGGATATCAATGGATTCATTGTCTATGAAGGCAAAGCATACAAAGGACTTGAAGCAGCTGAAATTCTCTCCAGAAACCAATTGGAAGGAATCAAGAAAATCACTGATCTTGGTGTAGTTGTAAAAGTCAACATTGTTCTTATTCCTGGATTGAATGATGAGCATATTGTGGAAATCGCTAAAACAGTAAAAGAATGCGGTGCAGACTTAGTGAATGTTCTCCCACTCATTCCATTAAACAAGATGGCTGATTATCCAAGACCTGGATGTGGAGAGATTGAAAAGGCACGTAGTGATGTTGAAGAGTATCTTCCAGTATTCAGAGCATGCACTCAATGTAGAGCAGACGCTTATGGAATTCCTGGTAAGAAACACGAAGACCATCACTTAGGAAATGCTCCTCAGTCTCACTTCTAAGTGATTAAATTTATTTAAATAGGATTTTTTCCTATCTTACTTTTTTTACTTATTTTTTTTTTTTACGCATTGCTTTTTTTAGTTTTTTTAACTATTTTTTCTATGAAATTTTTTATAATAATCTATTTATTTTAAAAAGACCAATATTTAATTGTATTTTAACAATTTTTATTTCATTAATCGATTATTTTTATTATTAATTATTTTCATGTGATTATTATGAGAACTTTAGAATGGGAAGACAATAAATTAAAGCTTATAGATCAAACAAAATTGCCTGATGAATTGACTTATGTTTATTGCAGCACTTATCAGGAAGTTATAGATGCAATCAAGACAATGGTTGTTCGTGGAGCTCCTGCAATAGGTGTTTCAGCTGCTTTCGGTATGGCACTTGCCCAAATTGCTGGGGAAGATATGGAAAAGGTTGCTGTAGAGATGAAAAATGCAAGACCTACAGCTGTAAATCTTATGTGGGCAGTTGACAGAGTTATGAAAGCGGACAATATGTTGAATGAAGCAATGGCAATGGCTGGAGAAGACATAAACACTAACTTAACCATTGGTGAATATGGTGCTGAGCTTATTGATGATGGGGATACGATCTTAACCCACTGTAATGCTGGTGCGCTTGCATGTGTGGACTATGGCACTGCATTAGGTGTTTTCCGTTCTGCATTCAATCAAGGAAAGGACATTCAAGTCATCTGTGATGAAACCCGTCCAAGAGGACAAGGCGCAAGTTTAAGCGTTTGGGAAATGCAACAGGAAGGAATTCCTGTAAAGTTGATTCCAGATGTTGCAAGCGGTTATCTAATGTCAATCGGAAAGATTGATAAGGTAGTAATCGGTGCAGATAGGGTGGCTTATGACGGCATTGCAAACAAGATTGGTTCATTTATGGTTGCTCTTGCTGCTAAAAGATTTGACATTCCATTTTATATTGCAGCTCCATTCAGTACCTTTGATAAGGAGATTTCCATCTTTGATACAGTTATTGAAGAACGTGATCCTAACGAAGTAATCTTCTATGGTGGTGCCAGAATATGTCCTGAAGGAACTGAAGTAATCAATCCTGCTTTTGATATAGTTCCTAAAGACCTAATCACAGGAATCATTACAGAAAAAGGAGTAATTGATTTAAACAATTTAGAAAAGGACTTTAAGGATCTTTTTTAATATTTTTTCCGATAGGGTGAGGAAAAATGTTAATAGATTTTAATGAACTTAAAGAAATCACAATTCCAAATATGAATGGTGGGGAAGGGAAGGTAATTGCAAAAATGGATGTGAATGATTGTGGGAGATTTATTCAAACTGTCATTCCACCTAAATCATCAATTGGGCCTCATCTTCAGGAAACAAATGATGATATAAATCTCATTGTCTCTGGTGAAGGGATTGCAATATGTGATGATTCAGAAGAGATTTTAAAAGCTGGAACTTGTCATGTTTGTCCAAAGGGATCCACTCATTCCATAATAAATGCGGGTGATGAGGATTTGGTGTTTTATACTGTGGTTCCTCAAAAATAATATTTTTCTATTTTAATAATTTTTTAATAATTTTTTAATTATTTTTTTAATCTATTTTAACTATTATTTTCATTTACTTTACAATCAATAGCTACATGCCACATTCCTGGGCTTGATGATTTAACTTTACGTGTATTTAGTATTTCAACTTCCTTGTTTTGTTTCTCACAAGCTATTTGTGCTCTTTTTATACCTTGTGAAAATCCATCTGAAAACTCGTAATAGTGAATGACTCCACCATCCTTGCATAATGAAACAGCCAAATCTAAGAATTCAGGTGCTAACCCTGGAAGATTCATAATAAGTCTATCGAATTTCTTTCCCTTTAATTCATTTAATGCAACTTCATTTGTATCACCACAAATTGCCGTGATGTGAGCATTAGGCGCCAACTTATTTAGCTTGATATTCTCATTCAAGTACTTAATCGCATATTCATTGATGTCCACTGCAGTTATGTTCACATTCTTTTCATGAGCGATTACAATTGGAAACGGTCCGATTCCTGCAAACATGTCAAGAATCTCTTCTCCATCTTGTGTTGCTTCTTGCACCCTTTTCCTTTCAGTAGCAAGTCTTGGTGAGAAATAAACGTTTTTCACATCCAATTTCAATCTAGTGCCATGTTCTTTATGGATTGTGATAGGAGTGTCCTCTCCAGCGATAAGTTCAAGTTCCCTTACTCTTATAACACCCTTAATTGCACTTTTTTTCATGTAAACAGTTTTTCGTTTAGTGAATTGGAGGGTTGCTTGACCTATTTCCTTTTTATGGGCTTCAAGATCTTCTGGAATCTCTACAATCACAACATCCCCAATGATGTCAAAGGATTTTTTAAGCTCTTCACTTTCCTCTTCACTTAATTTGCCTTTAAGAAGTTCTGTTATGCTTCTTGGAAATCTCTTTACAGTTTCGAGGTCTTCTTCTTGGCTTAAATCCATAATTTCGATTGTATAATTCTCATTTTGCTTAATGATTTCTTTCTTGCACTCTTCCATAACTTTTGAAAGCAATTCCTCATCTGTTCCTTCTTTAATGGGAATATGTCCGAAACCATTTTCGACTTTAATCTTATAGTCAAAGTCAATAATTTTATGATTTAGTACAATTTGTCTTGTCGCCTCTATATTCTGCACTGGAATTTTTAGTGTTAACATAATATCTTTTATTAAACTAGTTTTATCATTTATAATTTTCCTATTTGTTGTATAGGCCTTAAGTTTTATCAATCGTTATTTTGTTTAAATCGATACTTTTTCCGCATCGAATTTTCAATATTTTTTTATTATTTAATTAGTTTATTATTTTAAATTATTTTTCTCTTTTGAATAAATATTTAATTTTTATTGTTTTTAAGATTATCTTATCTTCAAAATGATTTTTTTGAAAAATCATATATATTGTTCTTTAACATTAATTTTATATATATAAAATTTTAGATTATATATTATACAATATTATTTTAGTATTATTTGGAAATATATTGATTAGGATTATCTTTAGGTGATAATTATGGGTTGTTTTAATGAGACAACTAGTGTGAAGATAAATAAGGAGAAAAAAGACCTTGCCAAATCAAAAGGATTGAAATTGCAGGATCTTTTGGACCATGCCCTTGATGAAGCCTTAGGTTTTAGCTATTATCCAATGAGTGAATTAAGGCTTATGGAAATAGATAATGAGATTGAATCTTTGAAGATTCAAAAGGAAAAGGCAATGATGGATTGTCAAAAGAAGATTGATATTCTTATCAGTGGCTTAATTGAATTTAAAGAGGAAGAGGCCGCTCAATACGATAGAAAAATTAGACAGTTGGAATTGGAAAAGGAATATAATAAACAGATGTTCTATAAGGATTAAGACTTATTAAAATTTTAATGGTTTAGGAGATTAATATGAAGAATATGGGATTTGGAATGATGAGATTGCCACAACTTGATGAAAATGATTTCTCAAGTGTAGATTTTGAACAAGTTAAGAAGATGGCAGATGTTTATATGGAAAACGGCTTCAATTACTTTGATACCGCTTATGCTTATCATGATGGAGCAAGTGAAGTTGCTTTAAGAAAAGCGGTCGTAGAACGTTATCCAAGGGACTCATTTGTAATTGCAGATAAGATGCCAACTTTCTTAATCACTGAAGAGTCTCAAGTGGAACCAATCTTCAAGGAACAATTGGAACGTTGCGGTGTAGATTACTTTGATTATTATATGATTCATAATGTAAGCAGCTTTTCTGAAGCAGGATGGAAATATGTAGATACCTTTGGTTTCTGTAAAAAGATGAAAGATGAAGGTAAAATCAAGAAGTTAGGTCTTTCCACTCATGCAAATGCAGAATTCCTGGACAATATATTGAAGGAACATCCTGAAATGGAATTTGTCCAATTGCAAATCAATTATCTTGACTGGGAAAATGATGGGGTAGAATCAAGAAAATGTGTTGAAGTTGCTCATAAGTATGGTTTGCCTATTATTGTTATGGAACCATTGAAAGGAGGATTCTTGGCAGATCTTCCTGAAGAAGCGGAGAAAAAATTGAAAGAGTATAATCCTGATGAATCTCCAGTATCTTGGGCATTGCGTTATGTAGCAGGAATCGATGGTGTGTTCATGGTATTGTCTGGTGCAAGCAGCTTGGAGCAAATGGAAGAAAACCTAGGTTTCATGGATGACTACAATCCACTTAATGAGGAAGAGCATAAGATCATTGAGGACGTAACTGAAATTATTAACAGTAATATTGCAATCCCTTGCACTAAGTGTAATTACTGCATTAGTTCATGTCCTTCAAATATCATGATTCCTAAATTGTTTGACTTGTATAACAACGAGAAGATTCAAGGTTTAAAGGTTGGTGAATTCACTGCAGTTGGAAATGCATATAGAAACTATTCATTTTTGGATGGGGTGGGAATTGCTTCTGACTGTACTGGCTGTGAAGCATGCATGAAGGAATGTCCTCAGCAACTTGATATTGCAAGCTTAATGCCCGAAGTTGCTAAAACCTTTGAAACAGAGGTTTATGGATTCACTAAGGATGATAATTAACCTTTTAAATTAATTTTTCCTTTTTTATTTTTATTCATTTAACAGTTATTCATTCTTATTTTTTTTTAATATAATGTTTTTTAATTTGGGGTTTTATAATGGAAATTTTAATGATTACAGGAAGTCCGCATAGAGATGGCACTTCAAATGTTTTAGCATGTGAATTTATTAGGGGTGCAGAGGAAGCAGGACATAATGTTTATAGATTTGACTCTGCTTTTGAAGATGTATCTCCATGCAGAGGATGTGATTCCTGCAGAGTTCATGGTGGAAAATGTGTTTATTCAGATTCTATGGATAATATTTATGATAAGATCATGTCTTCAGATATGATCGTTTTTGTTAGTCCATTGTATTATTTCGGTCTTTCAGCTCAAATAAAAGCGGTTATAGATAGATTTTATTCAATCAATTATGAAATCATGGGGGCTGGCAAGAAGTCTGCATTGCTTGCAACTGCAACTGATGGGAATGATTGGACCATGTCTGCACTTGAATTGAATTATGATAATATAGTTCGCTATTTGGGTTTTGAAGATTGCGGTAAAATATTGGCTACTTTCTGTTATTTAAAGCCAGATGTCATTAATTCAAACTATCCTAATATGGCTTATGAATTAGGCAAATCCCTTTAATATTTATTATTTTTTTAGTTAGGCAAATAGTTCTATATTATACGAATTTTCGCGAAACTTTAAATATAAGTTATGTATAAAATATTATTAGCTGTTTATAAAACAGCTACGCTTTTTTTTTAAAATAAAGTGGTGATGTATGGTGTAAAAAGGGTTGCTTTTTAACGTGAAGAGCAGGTTTATGGTGGGCCTGTGTTATTAAGCGCCCTTTTTTTATTAATCTATTTTTACTTTTTATTTAAAATTTAACCTTTTTTCGTTATTTTGTTGTAATTAGATTGATTTTATTAATATTATTTAAGTGATTTTATGTTTTATTTGGTTGGTTTAGGATTATTCGATGAAAAGGACATATCTTTAAAAGGTTTGGAAGCATTAAAAAAAGTGGATAAGGTTTATGCTGAGTTTTTCACTTCACGCTTATTCGGCTCTAATTTTGAAAAGATTGAATCAATTATTGGAAAGGAGATTATTGTTCTTGACAGAACTCAGGTGGAAGAAGAGTCAATCTTTTTAAGGGAAGCTAAAGATAAGGATGTTGCATTGATTACTGGTGGAGACCCTTTAATAGCTACAACACATTCTGATTTTCTAGTGGAATGTGCAAGAAATGATATTGATTTTGAAGTCATTCACGGATCAAGCATTTTATCTTCAGCACCAGCTATTTCAGGCCTTCAAGCATATAAGTTCGGTAAGGTCACTACCATTCCATTCCCTGATTTGGAGTATAATTATTTCCCTAAATCCCCGTATATATCTATTGAAGAGAACTTAAAGATGGATATGCATACCTTGGTCCTATTGGATATTCAAGCACATAATGATAAGTACATGACTGTAAATGAAGGGTTGGAAAATCTAATGGCCATTAAGGATAACCTTGACCATGAAGGACTTGTTAATGAGGAAACTCTAGCTATTGGTATTGCAAGAGTGGGATCTAAGGATAATCTTGTAAAGGCAGGATATGTTAAAGACCTAATTGATTTTGATTTTGGAGGTCCTCTTCATTGCATTGTAATTCCTTCCAAATTGCATATTGTTGAAGCCGAATATTTGGTGGAAGTTGCTGGGGCTCCTAAAGAAATCCTGGAGGATATCTGATTAATATGCTATTTTGCTTTAAATTTATCTTTTTTTAAAAATAGCAGTTGATCAGATAAATTGTAAAATTTATAAAAATAGCAATTGGTTAATAATCTTGTAAAAATTATAAAAATAATTAAATTAGAAAAAAATTGGAAAGAACATAGTAGTTAGTTTGTTAGTTTCTAATCTTTTAAATAATTTTTAAAATTTATTTTAAAATATAAATCATAAAAATTCCGTTTTACTATGTTCTTTTAATGAAAATTACTATAAATAATTTTATAATATTTTTCATTTCCCCAATGGATGTTAATCCTATACTTATTTTTATTTTTTTAATTAATAAATATTTTCATATTTTAGAACTATTTTTTATATAACTAATTATTAAAAATAATTAGTTTTTTATAAAAATATTAAAGTTTTCTTTAATATATTAGAAATATGATAATTAATTGTATTGCAAAACTTTTTTATAAATTTGGTTATGTTTAAAAAAAGAAATTTAAAATAAGAGGATATTTTTTATCATCTTTAAAAAATTAATAAGTACTTTTATAGTATTTAGGTAATTTGTATAAGAAATTGCACTTATGCAATATCAAGTTTTAAGGTAATTTATATAGGACTTTTTTATTAAGACAATAGTCAAATATCCTCTTATATTAATATTATTGATTAATAAATTATTTTTATTGGAGATTATAAATTTATTAATGATATGTAATTATATACACATCGTATAATATTATGTTATGAGAACTTATAAATCTTTCGTTTTAATTTTAGAGGATATAAAAATTAGATATTATTTAAGATATGAAATAATATTTATTTCATTAGGGAAATCTTTTGAAAATTAGTTAAGATCATTTTTATTTTCTATTTCTATTTGCGTTCAATTCATATCTTTTTGGGCTTCCAACATCTTCATGGGCCTGATTGATAATGTAAAGGAAAACTCTCTTGTTAAGGTTGTATTTTTTAC from Methanobrevibacter ruminantium includes:
- the dph5 gene encoding diphthine synthase, which encodes MFYLVGLGLFDEKDISLKGLEALKKVDKVYAEFFTSRLFGSNFEKIESIIGKEIIVLDRTQVEEESIFLREAKDKDVALITGGDPLIATTHSDFLVECARNDIDFEVIHGSSILSSAPAISGLQAYKFGKVTTIPFPDLEYNYFPKSPYISIEENLKMDMHTLVLLDIQAHNDKYMTVNEGLENLMAIKDNLDHEGLVNEETLAIGIARVGSKDNLVKAGYVKDLIDFDFGGPLHCIVIPSKLHIVEAEYLVEVAGAPKEILEDI
- a CDS encoding radical SAM protein → MTKKDLTCGGSHKGAKFAHITKVHPCYNEKLHDKVGRVHVPIAPKCNIGCNFCIRSINTEEDRPGVAGSIMDADAAVEHVLNVTEDSAITVVGVAGPGDSLANEATFEFFEKINEAKPDLIKCMSTNGLLLPKYAERIAELGVNTVTVTVNAVDPEILKDINGFIVYEGKAYKGLEAAEILSRNQLEGIKKITDLGVVVKVNIVLIPGLNDEHIVEIAKTVKECGADLVNVLPLIPLNKMADYPRPGCGEIEKARSDVEEYLPVFRACTQCRADAYGIPGKKHEDHHLGNAPQSHF
- the mtnA gene encoding S-methyl-5-thioribose-1-phosphate isomerase; translation: MRTLEWEDNKLKLIDQTKLPDELTYVYCSTYQEVIDAIKTMVVRGAPAIGVSAAFGMALAQIAGEDMEKVAVEMKNARPTAVNLMWAVDRVMKADNMLNEAMAMAGEDINTNLTIGEYGAELIDDGDTILTHCNAGALACVDYGTALGVFRSAFNQGKDIQVICDETRPRGQGASLSVWEMQQEGIPVKLIPDVASGYLMSIGKIDKVVIGADRVAYDGIANKIGSFMVALAAKRFDIPFYIAAPFSTFDKEISIFDTVIEERDPNEVIFYGGARICPEGTEVINPAFDIVPKDLITGIITEKGVIDLNNLEKDFKDLF
- a CDS encoding class I SAM-dependent methyltransferase: MLTLKIPVQNIEATRQIVLNHKIIDFDYKIKVENGFGHIPIKEGTDEELLSKVMEECKKEIIKQNENYTIEIMDLSQEEDLETVKRFPRSITELLKGKLSEEESEELKKSFDIIGDVVIVEIPEDLEAHKKEIGQATLQFTKRKTVYMKKSAIKGVIRVRELELIAGEDTPITIHKEHGTRLKLDVKNVYFSPRLATERKRVQEATQDGEEILDMFAGIGPFPIVIAHEKNVNITAVDINEYAIKYLNENIKLNKLAPNAHITAICGDTNEVALNELKGKKFDRLIMNLPGLAPEFLDLAVSLCKDGGVIHYYEFSDGFSQGIKRAQIACEKQNKEVEILNTRKVKSSSPGMWHVAIDCKVNENNS
- a CDS encoding cupin domain-containing protein codes for the protein MLIDFNELKEITIPNMNGGEGKVIAKMDVNDCGRFIQTVIPPKSSIGPHLQETNDDINLIVSGEGIAICDDSEEILKAGTCHVCPKGSTHSIINAGDEDLVFYTVVPQK
- a CDS encoding aldo/keto reductase; this translates as MKNMGFGMMRLPQLDENDFSSVDFEQVKKMADVYMENGFNYFDTAYAYHDGASEVALRKAVVERYPRDSFVIADKMPTFLITEESQVEPIFKEQLERCGVDYFDYYMIHNVSSFSEAGWKYVDTFGFCKKMKDEGKIKKLGLSTHANAEFLDNILKEHPEMEFVQLQINYLDWENDGVESRKCVEVAHKYGLPIIVMEPLKGGFLADLPEEAEKKLKEYNPDESPVSWALRYVAGIDGVFMVLSGASSLEQMEENLGFMDDYNPLNEEEHKIIEDVTEIINSNIAIPCTKCNYCISSCPSNIMIPKLFDLYNNEKIQGLKVGEFTAVGNAYRNYSFLDGVGIASDCTGCEACMKECPQQLDIASLMPEVAKTFETEVYGFTKDDN
- a CDS encoding flavodoxin family protein; translation: MEILMITGSPHRDGTSNVLACEFIRGAEEAGHNVYRFDSAFEDVSPCRGCDSCRVHGGKCVYSDSMDNIYDKIMSSDMIVFVSPLYYFGLSAQIKAVIDRFYSINYEIMGAGKKSALLATATDGNDWTMSALELNYDNIVRYLGFEDCGKILATFCYLKPDVINSNYPNMAYELGKSL